The nucleotide sequence gagtattctgcaagcgtctcatattgtgcaattgtattgtgtgtgaataaatatgtggataagtttatttttgccaaataccactcaaaatattgtgacagtgactgttcaaggggaTTACCacgaagattccttgaacaccaggagtacagtgttcaccaaagcaatccagtttgccatggttttggccaaattaacaacttcaagcaaaaaaaactctcagaaagcccgtgatatagatttttaaaatggtaaatacacttcccttgaggaccacagggtcatatatgacccggggtttttccgggttttcacgcaatggaaaattttttttctctcagaactattatatttgatcataaagcattaggaaaaactcaattttacatgaattcatctgctgaataaaagtgggacgcgaaagagttaataagcATAATTATTGTATATCATATTAATGATTATCGAGTCAATGAGTCAGTGTCGCTTTGTACTTCAACGGAGTAACAACAATAAAGAAGCTAGTGCAAGTGTAACCAGGACTTTTAATCTAACACTGCtatctttttgagttcgagcgtAAAATAGTGcatacaaataaatatttcttacaTAATAATCAAAAAGGGGTGTGGCCTATTTTTAAGGCGCGGTATATTCCTCGAATACATcgccaaaaaaaattaagaaatagggTGAATTGGTCATAGGTCGCCATAGTATttctttatagaaaaaaaagttgaagatGTAGCTACCAGACAATATTTCTTATGGGGCAATATTCCTAAGATCAATTACTTATCAACCATATCTcatgcaaaattaaaaaaaaaaatacaaaattagaaTTGCCAAGTAAAACTAATGCCAAAATTGTTAGAGCTTCGGGTACGATCCGAAGAAGATAGAACAAAAGAGAAAACATACAACAATTGCATTTtgctttcttgttttttttttttttttttgaataaataataagcGAAAATATGCGCTTTCTTGTTAAATTGCAATTAATAGTGAAGTGACATTTTGTTTATTGTTATGCATATCAAATGAATTCAATACacaacaatattattaaaaacttttaagACCACACAGAAATGTACCTTCTTTCAATCGTACCCTTGGACGATGttgcagaaaaaatattaattctgTTCtgtataaatatgtttttgtttttgttttatcaTAATTTGCTCTCACGTAGGAATTTGTGCTAATGTATTTTGAGAgataattttgatgaaaattggtGTCTTTATTGCCACTGATGTTCtgatttctttcttttcttttcttttcgggGTAGAACCATAAACAAGACATCTTCACGGCACAATTTATTACAAAGAATTTCATatacaaaaggattttttttactcaatggTGGggactattatagtgttaataaaaaaacataGACAAACAGTGGGAGACTCTAAAATATTCAGTGGCAATAGATTTCAGTTGTACTCTTTATTTGTGCATTAATTTTGTTCTTTGTTTTTAGAAATGCATTGTTTTAGCATCTAATTTTAGACCTAATCAATCACTACGAGATACTGCAAGCATCTCTATTGCTGTAAGTGCGTGGAGGCGCTTTGGGGGTTCTCCTGATGCTATCGAGAACTGAATAGTTGCTTGTGTAGGAAATTGTGGGCAATCGCGTTGAAGGACTTGATAGAATCGATGAAGAGGGGTAGTTGTAATATCGATCAGTCCCTGTTAAATTAGTCCTCTCCTCAAAATTGCCGCGGTTTCTCATTCTCTTCAGATATGGATTATTTCCTGTAATTCTATCATTCATAAACTCTTGCTTCTTATTATGCAAATCACGACTTCTTCTCAAAAGTTTGTGAGTATCATTGTCATAGTCTCTGATGTATGGTTGATCTCTTGGTTTGGGTAATTTTGTTGGAGAAACTGAGGATCGGGCTAAGGTCTGATCATCCTTAGTCGCATCTATCTCTAGAGACTTATCATCctcattcgaaatttcaatCACTTCATACCGATTTTTACGACTTGATTGATCACGATCACTATGCACAGCCTGCGACCTTTTTTCAAATACTTCTAAATCCTTCTCGAATTTCACATCAGAATTAGACTGATCAATTGAAATTTGCCCAGAATCAACATTTTCACTCTTCACTGACCTCACATCTGCAATCTCTTTAGCGCAATCTTCAGTGATCACTTTATCACTATTAAATGCTTCTGCAGATTGCGAAAGTGCAATGCTTTTAGCATGAGAGTGCGAGACGTGATCAGCAATCTCAACTGGATTTATTTTATCTACTTGACTTGACACCTTTCCTTGCGATCTCTCTTTCAATCGCTGTTTCTCTTCATCACTTACAATCTTATGATCAGAGATGGATTTAAGTTGTTGATTGATATCACTGCTGTCTTCTTTTGGTTTATCTCGCAAAACGTGCGAAAGTGTTTGTTGAATATCACTTTCATTTTGATTTATCTTATCACTCGACACTGACACCTTTTCTTGTGATCTTTCCTGTGATTGTTGTTTCTTTTCATAGCTCTTCTCAACACTTTCAGAAGTTGATTCTGGATTGAAATCCATGAGTTTTTTGGGATGCACAACTTGATCTTGTAAGACATGGGAAAGTGGTCGTCGATCATCGGTATCTTTTGGATTAATATTAGCACTTGTGCTCGATGCGTTTCCTCGAGATCTTTCCCGTGATCTCTGCTTCCTAGCATGACTCTTCTCAATATCACCAGAGATTGCTCTAGGCTGCTCATTTACATTGCCAGATACTTCGAGTTTTTCTTGCAAAACATGCGAAAGCGGACATTGATCATCAATCGTATCAAATAAGCTTGATCCCTGTCCTTCAGATCTTTCCGAACATCGTTCTTTCTTTTCATTAATCTTTTTAGTATCTTCAGAGATAAATTCGGgtttattattatcaatttctTTTGGATTAACTTTATTACTTGTAATCGACACCTTTCCTTGGGATCTATCTCGCGATCGCTGTTTCCTTTCACTACTTTTTGGCGGGTGATCTCCAGTTTCAATTATAAGATCCTTAACAGTTTTATCTTGTAAAACATGCGAAACTGGAGATAGATCATGAATTTTAACTGGGCTAATCTTATCAGTTGAGACAGATCCCAATCCTTGAGATCTTTCCCGTGATCGTTCTTTTCTTTCGTTGATCTTTTTAGCATCTTCAGAGATAAATTCGGATTTAGTATTATCAATTTCTTTTGGATTTACTTTGTCACTTGTGATTGACATCTTTCCTTGGGATCTATCTCGTGATCGCAGTTTCTTATGATCCTCAACAGCTTTAATTTGCGAAACTTGTGAAACTGCAGTTCGATCATCAATCTCAATTGGACTGACCTTATCACTTGAGATAGATCTTTGTCCTTGCGATCTTTCCTGAGATCGTTGTTTCCTTTCAGTGATCTCTTTAACATATTTTCCAGAGACAGACTCGGGTTTATTATCATCAATTTCTTTCGGATTTACTTTATCACTTATGATCGCCACTTTTCCTTGAGATCTATCTCGTGATCGCAGTTTTCTCTCACGACTTGTCCTAATATCTTCAGGTATCGATTTCAGCTGTTTCTCTGTAGGATCATTTTTATGATCCTCAACAGCTTTAATTTGCAAAACTTTTGAAACTGCAGTTCGATCATCAATCTCAATTGGACTGATCTTATCACTTGAACGTTGTTTCCTTTCAGTGATCTCTTTAACATATTTTCCTTCAGAGACAGACTCGGGTGTATTATCATCAATTTCTTTTGGATTAGTTTTAGTACTTGTGATCGACACTTTTCCTTGGGATCTGTCTCGTGATCGTTGTTTCTTTTCACGTATTTTTCCAGTATCAGAAATCGGTTTTAGCGGCTGATCTGCAGCTTTATTTGTATGATCTTTAATAGCTTGATCTTGTACAACATGCGAAATTGAAGTTAGGTCATCAATCTTAATTGGACTGATCTTATCTGTTAATATAGATCCCTGTCCTTGAGATCGCTCTTTTCTTTCACTGATCTTCTCAACATTTTCGGAGATAGATTCAAGAGTGGAATCCATAGCCTTTTCGCGGATCTCAACTTTATCTTGCAAAATTTGCAAAGGTGTAGGTTGATCATCAATTGCTTTTGGATTTCTCTTATCACTTGTGATCGACATTATTCCTTGCGATCTTTCCAATAACTGCTGTTTGTTTTCTTCACTCTTAAGATCGTTAATAGTGGACTGATTCTGGTGACAAACATCATTCCCAAGTTTCTCAATTTTCCCTTGCGATACACAAGGAATAGTCTGGCTACCAATTTCATTTTGATTTATCTTATCACATGTCATTAGCACCTTTCCTTCAGATCTTTCCCGTGATCTCTGTTTCTCTCTTTCCACAACTTTATTCTTTCCACTTAATTTTTCATCTGTCTCTTCTATAAATCGATCAAGATCAATATTGTggtttttaatttgttcttgTAAAACTTGTGAAAGAATACCTTGACTTTCACGAGACAGTGATAGATTATCAACAATGTCAGACAATTTTCCTTGAGATCTTTCCCTTGATCTCGCAGTGACATCATTTTTGTCGATCTCTTCTTTATCAAATTGATCaagatcaattttattatttttaatttgatcTTGTAACACATGCGAAAGTGTATCACCGAGAGAATGTGATATAGTATCAACAATctcaattttatcaattttatcacaaatctcctgaacatgatctataattttaatattttcaactcTATACTGAGGCATTTCTTCAACTTCCTCAAGGGCAATATCTTGTAAAATCTCCTCAAATTCTGCCAAAATTTTACTCTCATCGAAATCAGCCAATGGAGTTGTGATTTTTGTGGGTgttttgtttgaaatttcaGGTATATCCTCAACAATAGAGATGTCATTGAAAAAGTATTTGCTCATTTTGGGATCAGCCACATAATTGATCTTATCTTTTGggggattttcttttttctccgTCATTTTAACGTGGATTTGTACAGGTTTATCCGGCATTTTGGTAATTTCTATTTTAGCATTTGGATTTACACTATCTTTAGCCACAACTTTAGCTGTCTTCTCCACAGTCTTGTTAggaatttctttttcatttttatttaccaCTTTTTTTGCCGTAGAATTTTTTGTAGCACCTTTATTACCCAAACCACTTGCAATTTCTTCCTTCTTTGGTGCACTCTTGACTTTCTTATTTGGCACTCTTGGTGTTTCTCTAATAACTTTCGGTTTTGGCGGTAAAAGTTTTGTCTCAATACCCCTATTATTGCCTTGGGCACTATTGATGGCGCGATCTCTGAAACTTGATTTCTTAATGCGTTTCTTTCTCATCACATTGACATTCACCTTCTCACCTGGCACCGTGTATAAAATCTcatcaaatattttcccatCAATATCATCATTTTGATCAAGTTCACGATCACTCAATAGCATATCAATATCGGTATTATCATTATCAAAATCAAAGATATCTTCAAAAGTCACGGAAATATTGTCATCTTCTTGTTTCTTGGTCATTTTGGACGTTCTTTCAgtggaattttgaattttttgaggtGCTTTACATTGAGTAATTTTTCCCTTTTGTGGCTCAATTCGTTCAATATGAGCCATAAACATCTTCAAATCAATTGCACCATCGAGCAATTGATCAAACATATTAAAATCACTCTCACACAGAGCATCATCTGTTTGGCCCAATTGATTATCTGAAGGCTTCTTTTCGCTATTTTGGGATTTGTTTACCTCCAACTGAGTTTTATTTGTGCCCAACTGATCAGTAGGATTTGATATTGGTAACATTGATGAAGCACCTTTTGAGGTACTTGGATTATTTTGTGCAAAATACTTTGATAAATCGACATCTTTCAATTCCTTCTGATTCTTATTTACATTCTGTGACTGTGAAGTGGTTTTCTTGTTCTCTGGAAAATATTTACTCAAGTCAACAGAACTCTGAGCAGATACTTTTGGCATCGATGTTTGACATGTGATAGCTGATAAGgtatctttgaaattttttgaatCAATATCTCTAAGTGTTTTCAAGAGTTTCAACTTATTCTGACTCATTTCCTTCAGTAGAGCTTCTTCCTCTTCAAAAGTCAACAAATCATCCGATGTTCTAGCCTTTTCAATTTCAGCCTTTGCCTCACCCAATGCCAAATTATCCAACTGAATTTCCTCCTCTGGTGTACAATCTTTAAAAATCTCATCACCCGAAATTTCATCAGTTTCCCGAATTTCCAGCGCACTCCCAAATTCATTGGCAACATTAGATGCTAAAACACTACTTGATTTACTAAGTGAACTATCGCGTGAATTTGATCGATAACGAGCAAAATGATCACTTGTATCTTCTGCAACTGGCACATTTGAGAGCCACTGTTCTTTCAATGATTGTTTCTTCTTCATGTCATCCCTAACAAAGTTATCCCTTTTCATTGCATTTATGTCTTTGTTCAAGtttagaaaatgatttaaattgtATAGTTTTTCGTTTAACTGACTGATGCTCTCCGGAACTTGGAAGTCGCCCCTACAACCCCAGAGAATCTCAGCTCTATCATTCTTA is from Phlebotomus papatasi isolate M1 chromosome 1, Ppap_2.1, whole genome shotgun sequence and encodes:
- the LOC129807545 gene encoding F-actin-monooxygenase Mical isoform X1 — its product is MDNDNAKLAAEMFDHFCGVTTMRQIMGLHRNMLDAVGLRPGPLNDFYPKLKAKIRNWKAQALWKKFDARAAHRVYNKGTACSGIRVLVIGAGPCGLRTAIEAQLLGAKVVVVEKRDRISRNNVLHLWPFVITDLRNLGAKKFYGKFCAGSIDHISIRQLQCILLKVALLLGVEVHEGVSFVNLIEPKDGCGWRAQVSPEDHAVSHYEFDALIGADGKRNTLEGFVRKEFRGKLAIAITANFINKRTEAEAKVEEISGVAFIFNQSFFKELYYRTGIDLENIVYYKDETHYFVMTAKKMSLIDKGVIIQDSADPAELLSPSNVNTDKLLDYAREAAEFSTKYQMPNLEFAVNHYGKPDVAMFDFTSMFQAENSSRISVRKNYRLLQCLVGDSLLEPFWPTGSGCARGFLSSMDAAYAIKLFANPRNSCLAVLAQRESLYRLLGQTTPENLNRDIMAYTLDPSTRYPNLNKTLVQVQQVEMLLDADDTAIYQQTFMDTNAISTVPDAPVRRKRRTGDTTPLGMVLLRWIKSQLKAYEFSNNLTDVAQCFTHGKVLCALIHRYRPDLVDFASLGDIPAEQCNAKAFDILENDLGIPRVMQPSDSVNIDQIESKTWLNYLEQICELFRGEIPHVKHPKLDFAELKEKQRSNIPDFSNLVKSSGKRNVVEAEAINRRIALDEERNKNRSRRLNYEQMQAVQASEGPRRAKKRRSHEKFQNVEEQKKRLQEIQNNRMERQSKRRLERARQTENFYKSLHMLQFNSFLRDTDSSTPFEDYSLYVYRQQAPDFNDRVKDLERKLLYPDRERGFYSALPRGAPDEKFSNRIKSMESKIVGKNMGIGDKKPKDLLRAIGKIESDDWNVREIEKKIEQSKKAEVGKSREKVPKWSREQFLARQSKMSKPVDRQSSIDEKFKEIDMTIKSLDKQLKEGHNLDRGERGKNKVASIAGQFGKKTDEGGGGPSGEEKSGSKSLMNSKLGLVLTSQGVSEICHFCKQKVYLMEKISAEGLVLHRSCLKCHHCHTNLRLGGYAFDRDSPDGLFYCNQHFKLPPKPYKPVTKRQPHFPKHEEISAKTSRISPDKASRAENIVAMDLLDRGQTPERIEFENTDAMSDGERSLNNIIDENEWTDRNFGTGTDETDSDLTSSDSSDSETDSDMYEEAMDSPLGAETLQLATDWIGKQRICSLQDSDGDEFYDSSEDDDVDTQTEGEELARAREIRMQEVKLMPPVYPATDTETEVVSKGDEISSAKNDRAEILWGCRGDFQVPESISQLNEKLYNLNHFLNLNKDINAMKRDNFVRDDMKKKQSLKEQWLSNVPVAEDTSDHFARYRSNSRDSSLSKSSSVLASNVANEFGSALEIRETDEISGDEIFKDCTPEEEIQLDNLALGEAKAEIEKARTSDDLLTFEEEEALLKEMSQNKLKLLKTLRDIDSKNFKDTLSAITCQTSMPKVSAQSSVDLSKYFPENKKTTSQSQNVNKNQKELKDVDLSKYFAQNNPSTSKGASSMLPISNPTDQLGTNKTQLEVNKSQNSEKKPSDNQLGQTDDALCESDFNMFDQLLDGAIDLKMFMAHIERIEPQKGKITQCKAPQKIQNSTERTSKMTKKQEDDNISVTFEDIFDFDNDNTDIDMLLSDRELDQNDDIDGKIFDEILYTVPGEKVNVNVMRKKRIKKSSFRDRAINSAQGNNRGIETKLLPPKPKVIRETPRVPNKKVKSAPKKEEIASGLGNKGATKNSTAKKVVNKNEKEIPNKTVEKTAKVVAKDSVNPNAKIEITKMPDKPVQIHVKMTEKKENPPKDKINYVADPKMSKYFFNDISIVEDIPEISNKTPTKITTPLADFDESKILAEFEEILQDIALEEVEEMPQYRVENIKIIDHVQEICDKIDKIEIVDTISHSLGDTLSHVLQDQIKNNKIDLDQFDKEEIDKNDVTARSRERSQGKLSDIVDNLSLSRESQGILSQVLQEQIKNHNIDLDRFIEETDEKLSGKNKVVEREKQRSRERSEGKVLMTCDKINQNEIGSQTIPCVSQGKIEKLGNDVCHQNQSTINDLKSEENKQQLLERSQGIMSITSDKRNPKAIDDQPTPLQILQDKVEIREKAMDSTLESISENVEKISERKERSQGQGSILTDKISPIKIDDLTSISHVVQDQAIKDHTNKAADQPLKPISDTGKIREKKQRSRDRSQGKVSITSTKTNPKEIDDNTPESVSEGKYVKEITERKQRSSDKISPIEIDDRTAVSKVLQIKAVEDHKNDPTEKQLKSIPEDIRTSRERKLRSRDRSQGKVAIISDKVNPKEIDDNKPESVSGKYVKEITERKQRSQERSQGQRSISSDKVSPIEIDDRTAVSQVSQIKAVEDHKKLRSRDRSQGKMSITSDKVNPKEIDNTKSEFISEDAKKINERKERSRERSQGLGSVSTDKISPVKIHDLSPVSHVLQDKTVKDLIIETGDHPPKSSERKQRSRDRSQGKVSITSNKVNPKEIDNNKPEFISEDTKKINEKKERCSERSEGQGSSLFDTIDDQCPLSHVLQEKLEVSGNVNEQPRAISGDIEKSHARKQRSRERSRGNASSTSANINPKDTDDRRPLSHVLQDQVVHPKKLMDFNPESTSESVEKSYEKKQQSQERSQEKVSVSSDKINQNESDIQQTLSHVLRDKPKEDSSDINQQLKSISDHKIVSDEEKQRLKERSQGKVSSQVDKINPVEIADHVSHSHAKSIALSQSAEAFNSDKVITEDCAKEIADVRSVKSENVDSGQISIDQSNSDVKFEKDLEVFEKRSQAVHSDRDQSSRKNRYEVIEISNEDDKSLEIDATKDDQTLARSSVSPTKLPKPRDQPYIRDYDNDTHKLLRRSRDLHNKKQEFMNDRITGNNPYLKRMRNRGNFEERTNLTGTDRYYNYPSSSILSSPSTRLPTISYTSNYSVLDSIRRTPKAPPRTYSNRDACSIS
- the LOC129807545 gene encoding F-actin-monooxygenase Mical isoform X2, whose protein sequence is MDNDNAKLAAEMFDHFCGVTTMRQIMGLHRNMLDAVGLRPGPLNDFYPKLKAKIRNWKAQALWKKFDARAAHRVYNKGTACSGIRVLVIGAGPCGLRTAIEAQLLGAKVVVVEKRDRISRNNVLHLWPFVITDLRNLGAKKFYGKFCAGSIDHISIRQLQCILLKVALLLGVEVHEGVSFVNLIEPKDGCGWRAQVSPEDHAVSHYEFDALIGADGKRNTLEGFVRKEFRGKLAIAITANFINKRTEAEAKVEEISGVAFIFNQSFFKELYYRTGIDLENIVYYKDETHYFVMTAKKMSLIDKGVIIQDSADPAELLSPSNVNTDKLLDYAREAAEFSTKYQMPNLEFAVNHYGKPDVAMFDFTSMFQAENSSRISVRKNYRLLQCLVGDSLLEPFWPTGSGCARGFLSSMDAAYAIKLFANPRNSCLAVLAQRESLYRLLGQTTPENLNRDIMAYTLDPSTRYPNLNKTLVQVQQVEMLLDADDTAIYQQTFMDTNAISTVPDAPVRRKRRTGDTTPLGMVLLRWIKSQLKAYEFSNNLTDVAQCFTHGKVLCALIHRYRPDLVDFASLGDIPAEQCNAKAFDILENDLGIPRVMQPSDSVNIDQIESKTWLNYLEQICELFRGEIPHVKHPKLDFAELKEKQRSNIPDFSNLVKSSGKRNVVEAEAINRRIALDEERNKNRSRRLNYEQMQAVQASEGPRRAKKRRSHEKFQNVDRERGFYSALPRGAPDEKFSNRIKSMESKIVGKNMGIGDKKPKDLLRAIGKIESDDWNVREIEKKIEQSKKAEVGKSREKVPKWSREQFLARQSKMSKPVDRQSSIDEKFKEIDMTIKSLDKQLKEGHNLDRGERGKNKVASIAGQFGKKTDEGGGGPSGEEKSGSKSLMNSKLGLVLTSQGVSEICHFCKQKVYLMEKISAEGLVLHRSCLKCHHCHTNLRLGGYAFDRDSPDGLFYCNQHFKLPPKPYKPVTKRQPHFPKHEEISAKTSRISPDKASRAENIVAMDLLDRGQTPERIEFENTDAMSDGERSLNNIIDENEWTDRNFGTGTDETDSDLTSSDSSDSETDSDMYEEAMDSPLGAETLQLATDWIGKQRICSLQDSDGDEFYDSSEDDDVDTQTEGEELARAREIRMQEVKLMPPVYPATDTETEVVSKGDEISSAKNDRAEILWGCRGDFQVPESISQLNEKLYNLNHFLNLNKDINAMKRDNFVRDDMKKKQSLKEQWLSNVPVAEDTSDHFARYRSNSRDSSLSKSSSVLASNVANEFGSALEIRETDEISGDEIFKDCTPEEEIQLDNLALGEAKAEIEKARTSDDLLTFEEEEALLKEMSQNKLKLLKTLRDIDSKNFKDTLSAITCQTSMPKVSAQSSVDLSKYFPENKKTTSQSQNVNKNQKELKDVDLSKYFAQNNPSTSKGASSMLPISNPTDQLGTNKTQLEVNKSQNSEKKPSDNQLGQTDDALCESDFNMFDQLLDGAIDLKMFMAHIERIEPQKGKITQCKAPQKIQNSTERTSKMTKKQEDDNISVTFEDIFDFDNDNTDIDMLLSDRELDQNDDIDGKIFDEILYTVPGEKVNVNVMRKKRIKKSSFRDRAINSAQGNNRGIETKLLPPKPKVIRETPRVPNKKVKSAPKKEEIASGLGNKGATKNSTAKKVVNKNEKEIPNKTVEKTAKVVAKDSVNPNAKIEITKMPDKPVQIHVKMTEKKENPPKDKINYVADPKMSKYFFNDISIVEDIPEISNKTPTKITTPLADFDESKILAEFEEILQDIALEEVEEMPQYRVENIKIIDHVQEICDKIDKIEIVDTISHSLGDTLSHVLQDQIKNNKIDLDQFDKEEIDKNDVTARSRERSQGKLSDIVDNLSLSRESQGILSQVLQEQIKNHNIDLDRFIEETDEKLSGKNKVVEREKQRSRERSEGKVLMTCDKINQNEIGSQTIPCVSQGKIEKLGNDVCHQNQSTINDLKSEENKQQLLERSQGIMSITSDKRNPKAIDDQPTPLQILQDKVEIREKAMDSTLESISENVEKISERKERSQGQGSILTDKISPIKIDDLTSISHVVQDQAIKDHTNKAADQPLKPISDTGKIREKKQRSRDRSQGKVSITSTKTNPKEIDDNTPESVSEGKYVKEITERKQRSSDKISPIEIDDRTAVSKVLQIKAVEDHKNDPTEKQLKSIPEDIRTSRERKLRSRDRSQGKVAIISDKVNPKEIDDNKPESVSGKYVKEITERKQRSQERSQGQRSISSDKVSPIEIDDRTAVSQVSQIKAVEDHKKLRSRDRSQGKMSITSDKVNPKEIDNTKSEFISEDAKKINERKERSRERSQGLGSVSTDKISPVKIHDLSPVSHVLQDKTVKDLIIETGDHPPKSSERKQRSRDRSQGKVSITSNKVNPKEIDNNKPEFISEDTKKINEKKERCSERSEGQGSSLFDTIDDQCPLSHVLQEKLEVSGNVNEQPRAISGDIEKSHARKQRSRERSRGNASSTSANINPKDTDDRRPLSHVLQDQVVHPKKLMDFNPESTSESVEKSYEKKQQSQERSQEKVSVSSDKINQNESDIQQTLSHVLRDKPKEDSSDINQQLKSISDHKIVSDEEKQRLKERSQGKVSSQVDKINPVEIADHVSHSHAKSIALSQSAEAFNSDKVITEDCAKEIADVRSVKSENVDSGQISIDQSNSDVKFEKDLEVFEKRSQAVHSDRDQSSRKNRYEVIEISNEDDKSLEIDATKDDQTLARSSVSPTKLPKPRDQPYIRDYDNDTHKLLRRSRDLHNKKQEFMNDRITGNNPYLKRMRNRGNFEERTNLTGTDRYYNYPSSSILSSPSTRLPTISYTSNYSVLDSIRRTPKAPPRTYSNRDACSIS